The Podarcis muralis chromosome 10, rPodMur119.hap1.1, whole genome shotgun sequence genome includes a region encoding these proteins:
- the ITIH2 gene encoding inter-alpha-trypsin inhibitor heavy chain H2 isoform X2 — MKPLAYFFVLLFALEIWGFDLIIEENPEDLVDAKIDGFSARSALHHGRYQRSTSGDDDSGELVAGDDNIILHSYKVQSTITSRLANTMVRTKVENRARHPQNLVFDVQIPKGAFIHNFTMNVNGITFTSSVKEKSAARSQYAQARAKGKAAGILRSNTLDMENFKAELNVPGGTKVQFEIHYQEPIRRKLSTYEHVIPLQPGRLAKHLEVDVRIIEPQGLHFVHVPSSLGDQFEGIHTISKGEKKAHVSFKPTVAQQRKCPTCSSTAVDGHFVVTYDVNRDSKAGELEIFNGYFIHYFAPENLDPLPKNILFVIDVSGSMWGLKMRQTVEAMRTILGELRSADQFSVVDFNHNVRCWRDQLVQASRSETDAAKKYIEGIHPNGGTNINDALLRAIFILNEATSLGLLDPNSVSMIVLVSDGDPTVGELKLPTIQKNVKKNIRDDISLFCLGIGFDVDYDFLKRLAHENNGVAQRVFGNQETSSQMKKFYNQVSTPLLKKLEFNYPHGMVSDVTHNTFQNYFGGSEIVVAGKVDTENVQHLQSMITATASNAQLVLETLADVEGLDEFLSKDNHADPKFTEKLWAYITINQLMAERNLVTTAALKRNITKKILQMSLDHHIVTPYTAMLIESPNGDELMLADSPQDRKRGCCPGALAVGHPKPENSIPAWAKPTSGAKDPSSLLLGPTASAIHAVDNDPHFIINLPRQHKNICFNIDSEPGAILNLISDAKSGIAVNGQLVGAKKPLNNKLHTYFGKIGFNFEKKGLKIEVSIEGISLKDGSSTTSLSWSNLGSLIRRRVLVSVKSDNKVNITVDGDLSFVVVLHRVWKKHPVNVDFLGIYIPPASNFSSSVHGLIGQFMLEPDVHIYNERPGQDPGKADATMEVKGHKLTVTRGVQKDYRLDRVFGTAVRCWFVHNSGKGFLDGHYTDYLVPTLYSYPKHP; from the exons agAAGCACATCCGGTGATGACGACTCAGGAGAATTG GTGGCAGGCGATGACAACATAATCCTCCACAGCTACAAGGTCCAGTCCACCATCACATCTCGACTGGCCAACACGATGGTGCGGACCAAAGTGGAAAACCGAGCCAGGCACCCACAGAACCTGGTCTTCGATGTTCAGATCCCCAAAGGGGCTTTCATTCACAACTTTACCAT GAATGTCAACGGCATCACATTCACTAGTTCCGTGAAGGAGAAATCTGCAGCCAGAAGTCAATATGCCCAAGCGAGAGCAAAAGGCAAAGCTGCAGGAATATTGAG GAGCAACACGCTGGACATGGAGAACTTCAAAGCTGAACTCAACGTGCCAGGAGGAACCAAAGTCCAGTTTGAAATCCATTACCAAGAGCCAATTCGGAGGAAGCTATCGACGTACGAGCATGTTATCCCTCTTCAGCCAGGCAGGCTGGCCAAACACTTGGAG GTGGACGTTCGCATCATCGAGCCTCAGGGCCTTCACTTTGTCCACGTCCCCAGTTCACTTGGAGACCAGTTTGAAGGTATCCATACCATCTCCAAAGGAGAGAAAAAG GCTCATGTGTCCTTCAAACCAACAGTGGCGCAGCAACGAAAGTGTCCCACCTGTTCTTCTACAGCAGTCGATGGCCATTTTGTGGTCACTTATGATGTCAACAGAGACAGCAAAGCTGGAGAACTGGAG ATCTTCAACGGGTATTTTATCCACTACTTTGCTCCTGAAAACCTGGATCCCCTGCCAAAAAACATCCTCTTTGTGATCGATGTCAGCGGTTCGATGTGGGGTTTGAAAATGAGGCAG ACGGTTGAAGCCATGAGAACCATCCTAGGGGAACTCCGCTCCGCGGACCAGTTTTCAGTCGTTGACTTCAACCACAACGTCCGGTGCTGGAGAGACCAATTGGTGCAAGCCTCCAGATCGGAGACAGATGCCGCAAAGAAGTACATTGAGGGGATCCATCCCAATGGAG GAACAAACATCAACGACGCCCTTCTCCGGGCcatctttattttaaatgaaGCTACAAGTCTAGGATTGTTGGATCCAAACTCTGTATCCATGATCGTGCTGGTGTCAGATGGAGATCCTACCGTTG GAGAACTTAAGCTGCCTACAATTCAGAAGAACGTGAAGAAGAACATTCGGGACGATATCTCTTTGTTCTGCCTTGGTATCGGATTCGACGTGGATTATGATTTTCTGAAAAGGCTGGCTCATGAAAACAATGGAGTTGCCCAGAGGGTTTTTGGGAACCAGGAGACCTCATCTCAAATGAAG AAATTCTACAACCAAGTCTCCACGCCACTTCTCAAAAAGCTGGAGTTCAACTACCCGCACGGAATGGTGTCCGATGTCACCCACAACACTTTCCAGAACTATTTTGGAGGCTCAGAGATTGTGGTCGCAGGAAAAGTAGACACTGAAAACGTGCAACACTTGCAGAGTATGATCACAGCCACTGCC TCCAATGCACAGCTGGTCTTGGAGACTCTGGCCGATGTTGAGGGACTGGATGAGTTCCTGAGCAAAGATAATCACGCAGACCCAAAATTCACTGAAAAGCTGTGGGCCTATATTACCATCAACCAACTGATGGCGGAGAG AAACCTGGTCACTACGGCTGCCCTGAAAAGGAACATCACAAAGAAGATCTTGCAGATGTCTTTGGACCATCACATTGTGACCCCATACACAGCGATGTTGATCGAGAGCCCAAACGGAGATGAGCTGATGTTGGCTGACTCGCCCCAAGACCGCAAAAGAGGGTGTTGCCCAG GTGCTTTAGCTGTTGGCCACCCCAAGCCTGAGAATTCCATCCCAGCTTGGGCCAAGCCCACATCCGGGGCAAAAGATCCTTCATCTCTCCTCCTGGGCCCAACGGCATCAGCCATACATGCTG TCGACAACGATCCGCACTTCATCATCAACCTGCCGAGGCAGCATAAGAACATCTGCTTCAATATAGATTCCGAACCCGGAGCGATCCTGAATTTAATTTCAGATGCCAAGTCCG GGATTGCTGTCAATGGGCAGCTGGTTGGGGCCAAGAAGCCCTTGAACAACAAGCTGCACACCTACTTTGGCAAAATCGGGTTCAATTTCGAAAAGAAAGGCTTGAAAATTGAAGTCAGCATCGAGGGCATCAGCTTGAAGGATGGCTCCTCCACCACTTCCCTCTCCTGGTCCAATTTAGGAAGCCTCATTCGAAGGAG AGTGCTGGTCTCTGTGAAGAGCGACAACAAAGTCAATATCACGGTGGATGGGGACTTGTCCTTTGTGGTCGTGCTTCACCGTGTATGGAAGAAGCACCCAGTCAATGTTGACTTCCTGGGAATCTACATCCCTCCTGCAAGCAACTTCTCCTCCAGTGTGCACGGCCTGATTG GGCAGTTCATGCTGGAGCCAGACGTGCACATCTATAATGAGCGGCCTGGACAAGATCCGGGGAAAGCTGATGCTACCATGGAAGTGAAAGGCCACAAACTCACTGTCACCAG AGGTGTGCAGAAAGACTACCGCCTGGACCGTGTCTTTGGGACTGCTGTCCGTTGCTGGTTCGTGCACAACAGTGGGAAGGGCTTCCTCGACGGTCACTACACAGATTACCTCGTCCCCACTTTATACAGCTATCCGAAGCATCCTTGA
- the ITIH2 gene encoding inter-alpha-trypsin inhibitor heavy chain H2 isoform X1, which yields MKPLAYFFVLLFALEIWGFDLIIEENPEDLVDAKIDGFSARSALHHGRYQRSTSGDDDSGELVAGDDNIILHSYKVQSTITSRLANTMVRTKVENRARHPQNLVFDVQIPKGAFIHNFTMNVNGITFTSSVKEKSAARSQYAQARAKGKAAGILRSNTLDMENFKAELNVPGGTKVQFEIHYQEPIRRKLSTYEHVIPLQPGRLAKHLEVDVRIIEPQGLHFVHVPSSLGDQFEGIHTISKGEKKAHVSFKPTVAQQRKCPTCSSTAVDGHFVVTYDVNRDSKAGELEIFNGYFIHYFAPENLDPLPKNILFVIDVSGSMWGLKMRQTVEAMRTILGELRSADQFSVVDFNHNVRCWRDQLVQASRSETDAAKKYIEGIHPNGGTNINDALLRAIFILNEATSLGLLDPNSVSMIVLVSDGDPTVGELKLPTIQKNVKKNIRDDISLFCLGIGFDVDYDFLKRLAHENNGVAQRVFGNQETSSQMKKFYNQVSTPLLKKLEFNYPHGMVSDVTHNTFQNYFGGSEIVVAGKVDTENVQHLQSMITATASNAQLVLETLADVEGLDEFLSKDNHADPKFTEKLWAYITINQLMAERNLVTTAALKRNITKKILQMSLDHHIVTPYTAMLIESPNGDELMLADSPQDRKRGCCPGALAVGHPKPENSIPAWAKPTSGAKDPSSLLLGPTASAIHAGSLVIGPAPTDNSIPSWAKPTLKPQGPLAAVMGPTISAIHAGPLLLGQSKPGHSNTSLGTKNLPQSGIHAVDNDPHFIINLPRQHKNICFNIDSEPGAILNLISDAKSGIAVNGQLVGAKKPLNNKLHTYFGKIGFNFEKKGLKIEVSIEGISLKDGSSTTSLSWSNLGSLIRRRVLVSVKSDNKVNITVDGDLSFVVVLHRVWKKHPVNVDFLGIYIPPASNFSSSVHGLIGQFMLEPDVHIYNERPGQDPGKADATMEVKGHKLTVTRGVQKDYRLDRVFGTAVRCWFVHNSGKGFLDGHYTDYLVPTLYSYPKHP from the exons agAAGCACATCCGGTGATGACGACTCAGGAGAATTG GTGGCAGGCGATGACAACATAATCCTCCACAGCTACAAGGTCCAGTCCACCATCACATCTCGACTGGCCAACACGATGGTGCGGACCAAAGTGGAAAACCGAGCCAGGCACCCACAGAACCTGGTCTTCGATGTTCAGATCCCCAAAGGGGCTTTCATTCACAACTTTACCAT GAATGTCAACGGCATCACATTCACTAGTTCCGTGAAGGAGAAATCTGCAGCCAGAAGTCAATATGCCCAAGCGAGAGCAAAAGGCAAAGCTGCAGGAATATTGAG GAGCAACACGCTGGACATGGAGAACTTCAAAGCTGAACTCAACGTGCCAGGAGGAACCAAAGTCCAGTTTGAAATCCATTACCAAGAGCCAATTCGGAGGAAGCTATCGACGTACGAGCATGTTATCCCTCTTCAGCCAGGCAGGCTGGCCAAACACTTGGAG GTGGACGTTCGCATCATCGAGCCTCAGGGCCTTCACTTTGTCCACGTCCCCAGTTCACTTGGAGACCAGTTTGAAGGTATCCATACCATCTCCAAAGGAGAGAAAAAG GCTCATGTGTCCTTCAAACCAACAGTGGCGCAGCAACGAAAGTGTCCCACCTGTTCTTCTACAGCAGTCGATGGCCATTTTGTGGTCACTTATGATGTCAACAGAGACAGCAAAGCTGGAGAACTGGAG ATCTTCAACGGGTATTTTATCCACTACTTTGCTCCTGAAAACCTGGATCCCCTGCCAAAAAACATCCTCTTTGTGATCGATGTCAGCGGTTCGATGTGGGGTTTGAAAATGAGGCAG ACGGTTGAAGCCATGAGAACCATCCTAGGGGAACTCCGCTCCGCGGACCAGTTTTCAGTCGTTGACTTCAACCACAACGTCCGGTGCTGGAGAGACCAATTGGTGCAAGCCTCCAGATCGGAGACAGATGCCGCAAAGAAGTACATTGAGGGGATCCATCCCAATGGAG GAACAAACATCAACGACGCCCTTCTCCGGGCcatctttattttaaatgaaGCTACAAGTCTAGGATTGTTGGATCCAAACTCTGTATCCATGATCGTGCTGGTGTCAGATGGAGATCCTACCGTTG GAGAACTTAAGCTGCCTACAATTCAGAAGAACGTGAAGAAGAACATTCGGGACGATATCTCTTTGTTCTGCCTTGGTATCGGATTCGACGTGGATTATGATTTTCTGAAAAGGCTGGCTCATGAAAACAATGGAGTTGCCCAGAGGGTTTTTGGGAACCAGGAGACCTCATCTCAAATGAAG AAATTCTACAACCAAGTCTCCACGCCACTTCTCAAAAAGCTGGAGTTCAACTACCCGCACGGAATGGTGTCCGATGTCACCCACAACACTTTCCAGAACTATTTTGGAGGCTCAGAGATTGTGGTCGCAGGAAAAGTAGACACTGAAAACGTGCAACACTTGCAGAGTATGATCACAGCCACTGCC TCCAATGCACAGCTGGTCTTGGAGACTCTGGCCGATGTTGAGGGACTGGATGAGTTCCTGAGCAAAGATAATCACGCAGACCCAAAATTCACTGAAAAGCTGTGGGCCTATATTACCATCAACCAACTGATGGCGGAGAG AAACCTGGTCACTACGGCTGCCCTGAAAAGGAACATCACAAAGAAGATCTTGCAGATGTCTTTGGACCATCACATTGTGACCCCATACACAGCGATGTTGATCGAGAGCCCAAACGGAGATGAGCTGATGTTGGCTGACTCGCCCCAAGACCGCAAAAGAGGGTGTTGCCCAG GTGCTTTAGCTGTTGGCCACCCCAAGCCTGAGAATTCCATCCCAGCTTGGGCCAAGCCCACATCCGGGGCAAAAGATCCTTCATCTCTCCTCCTGGGCCCAACGGCATCAGCCATACATGCTG GATCCTTAGTTATTGGCCCAGCACCGACTGACAATTCCATCCCATCTTGGGCGAAACCTACGCTGAAACCTCAGGGTCCGTTAGCTGCTGTCATGGGTCCAACTATTTCTGCCATACATGCAG GACCTTTACTTTTAGGCCAGTCCAAGCCTGGTCATTCCAACACATCCTTGGGCACAAAGAACCTACCTCAAAGCGGGATACATGCAG TCGACAACGATCCGCACTTCATCATCAACCTGCCGAGGCAGCATAAGAACATCTGCTTCAATATAGATTCCGAACCCGGAGCGATCCTGAATTTAATTTCAGATGCCAAGTCCG GGATTGCTGTCAATGGGCAGCTGGTTGGGGCCAAGAAGCCCTTGAACAACAAGCTGCACACCTACTTTGGCAAAATCGGGTTCAATTTCGAAAAGAAAGGCTTGAAAATTGAAGTCAGCATCGAGGGCATCAGCTTGAAGGATGGCTCCTCCACCACTTCCCTCTCCTGGTCCAATTTAGGAAGCCTCATTCGAAGGAG AGTGCTGGTCTCTGTGAAGAGCGACAACAAAGTCAATATCACGGTGGATGGGGACTTGTCCTTTGTGGTCGTGCTTCACCGTGTATGGAAGAAGCACCCAGTCAATGTTGACTTCCTGGGAATCTACATCCCTCCTGCAAGCAACTTCTCCTCCAGTGTGCACGGCCTGATTG GGCAGTTCATGCTGGAGCCAGACGTGCACATCTATAATGAGCGGCCTGGACAAGATCCGGGGAAAGCTGATGCTACCATGGAAGTGAAAGGCCACAAACTCACTGTCACCAG AGGTGTGCAGAAAGACTACCGCCTGGACCGTGTCTTTGGGACTGCTGTCCGTTGCTGGTTCGTGCACAACAGTGGGAAGGGCTTCCTCGACGGTCACTACACAGATTACCTCGTCCCCACTTTATACAGCTATCCGAAGCATCCTTGA